The Euphorbia lathyris chromosome 4, ddEupLath1.1, whole genome shotgun sequence genomic interval TAGAAACTTTATTAAgtatccgtttgttttacctactgtttgttatTTACTGACAcagtttgctgttggaaaatacTGTTGTTCCAAAAAGCAAAAATTCTATGTTTTTATAAAAAGCAAACAACATGTGTCTAACTAAACACCCAAAACTTTCTCTTTTAGACTAAAAAGGCAAACTAGAATAGTAAGCAGCAACCAAACACACGATCTCTTACTTTTACTAATAGAAAATAGAAAGTAAAAGCCAAAATGAAGAGGAAAGGTAAGCgcttgattgatgattttaatagtttagggATTTAATTGGGTTTTAAGACATatgccctgtttggtaaagagcgttttgggataaaaagagcggttttgacaaactttagaggtttgaccattgaaaccgctgattgaagtgtttggtggagagaggtttgggagggagttttgggatgaaaacgttaatttagaaaaagctcattttaagagctttttcaattagcgttttgcaatattaaaattaatggatttCTTTAACTTTAACAAATAGACTTCCTCTTCtcatgcgccaaaattaatgcccttattcgttttttttgcaaaaaccgctattatcaatcagctaatttttaccaaacaggtctacaaaaacagctagtcaaatcagctaacagctaaaagctaattcccaaacaggactATAGTAGAAGGGTCAATATAAGCCTTATACCTTTTTAATTCTAACTGAAGGATAAAATTGCAATTCAGTACAAACtatagggatatttttgcactttcCGGTGTCTAATTTACTCGATTCCAGATTCCACCAAAACTGAAAACTCTGACAATTTTGAGATTCCCGAGAAAATCTGTTCCCCAAAAATctggaaaaataagaaaaataatggaACCCAAGAAATTGGCTGCTTTGATTTCATCTCTAATTtcagatcttcttcttctccttctcctcctcttcccaTCTTCCACTTCTCTCTCCGTTTCCCCAATTTCTCCAAATTCCAATTCTTATGGAAACATTTTCCCTCTCCTCCGCCATTTTCTCTCCACCCAAGAACTCGCCGCAGCTTCTCTTTCTCTCCTCACATTTTCCAGGAAACGGAAGAGATCCCATTACCCCCAATTGGATTCTGATCCAACCCATGAAGACAGACACAAACAACACGAACATCGACTCAGTGAATTAGACAGAGTTGTGCAAAACCCTGACTCGTTCAAACTCGTCTTCAAAATGCGATCATCAACCTTCGAATGGCTCGCTGGGTTGCTTGAACCGCTATTGGACTGCCGTGATCCAATTGGGTCTCCGTTGAATCTCTCCGCTGAACTTCGATTAGGTAttggtttgtttaaattagtTTCTGGTTTAAATTATTCAGAAATTGCGAAAAGATTTAGGGTTAACGAGTCAGTAACTCGGTTTTGCTCTAAGCAATTATGCCGTGTCTTATGCACGAATTTCCGATTCTGGGTTGCTTTTCCTTCCCCTGGTGAGCTTGAATTCGTGTCGAAAGAGTTCGAAAAGCTCACCGGATTGCCTAATTGCTGTGGTGTGATAGATTGTGCTAGGTTCAAACTTGCCCAATTGGATTCAATTTCAAACAATGCTGTTTCTGTTCAAATTGTGGTTGATTCAAGCTCAAGAATTCTAAGCATTGCAGCGGGTTTTCGGGGCGAAAATGGGGGTTCAAGGATACTGAAATCAACAACATTGTACAAAGACATCTCCAGGGGGAGATTACTGAACAATTTGGGGGAAAATCAGTACTTAATTGGGGGGAAAAAGTACCCATTACTTCCATGGTTAATGGTACCATTTTCTGATGCaaattcaggatcaattgaagaGAAATTCAATGAGAAAAACGAGTTAATCCGAGTTTGTGCTCATAGAACCATTAGTAGCTTGAAGAATTGGGGAGTTTTAAAGAAACCAATTGAAGAGGATATGAAATCTGGTGTTGCTTTTATTGCAGCTTGTTCAATTCTTCATAATGGTTTGTTGATGAGGGAAGATGATTCTGCATTGATGGATTTGGGGGattttgatgaagaagatgatgatggtGGTGATGGTGAAATTGAGGGGAAATTGATTGAAAGTAAAGGTTCTGAAATAAGATATGAATTGGCTAGAAGATTGATAGAGTTTCAGTAGTGAAAAAAGATTGAGTTTGAAGCAGGTTCAGATCAACATTCTTCAGATAGGTAATTGAATTTTTTGTCCATAGAGATAGCAATAAAGTTTATGACAAAAATAAAGTTTCGGTAcgagtacaaaaataaactttgtggttatGTGCATTTGTAAATACGATTATGCATGACGTTTCTTTTGTTTAGAAAGATACATTTTTTCACTAAAATTGTCATTTGGAGGTCTGTAGTCGAGCTGGGCCGAGCTTTGTTTGCTCATGCTCGGCTTGTTTGAAAACTGATGAGCTCGTGTTCGAGTTCAACATCTTGTTTGTGAGCTGCTCATGAGTTTGTTCATGAGTTTTGTTCGCAAGCAGTCCGTTAATTCTATTTATGAACTTCGCTCGTGAATAACTCATCAATTATGTtcataattatattgatttgaaatttctttaacataaaACTAGTAGTTTTGAAAcctataaaactaaaatttatacaaATCTACGTTGTTTTACATTTCTCCTTTTATAGAAAATACTATTATTAGAGAAATAATGAAACTAAGTTTGCTCATGAATGGGTTAATAAACATTGTAATTGAGCTTGTTCGTGAACCTATAGCCGAGTCTGCTCGCGAACTTTTGAGTTGAGTTTCGCCGTGCTCAAGCTCGGTTTGTTTATAAATCGAACTGAACGCAATCGAGCTTTTATCAAGCTTTTATCGAGTTATTTACAGTTCGGGACACAAAACCTAGAGTTTTattttgggataaggtaccaaaatagggctaaggttttctctgagtatcaatttaggctctatGTTTACAAAATAGTACTAATTTAGGCCTTGACAACGaaacgtgatttttttttttatagagaaaaaaaaaatttcacgttTCGTTATCAAGGCCTAAATTGGTAAATTGATTGAAAGTAATGGTTCTGAAGATTGCACTTTCTGTAGTGAAAAGAGATCGTCTTGCCTGTTCATTAGGCAAGTTTGAAGCAGGTTCATATCAACATTCTTGAGATAGGTAATTGAATTTTTGTCCATAGAATTAGCAATAAAGTTTCTGACTCTATTTTTCCTTGTTGACATTTTGTGCTGATGGGAATTTGTTTCGGTgctaatacaaaaataaacgtTATGGTTATATACATTTGTAAAAATCTTTATGCACGAGGTTTCTTTCATTTAGAAAAACACACTTTT includes:
- the LOC136227905 gene encoding protein ANTAGONIST OF LIKE HETEROCHROMATIN PROTEIN 1-like isoform X2, whose product is MEPKKLAALISSLISDLLLLLLLLFPSSTSLSVSPISPNSNSYGNIFPLLRHFLSTQELAAASLSLLTFSRKRKRSHYPQLDSDPTHEDRHKQHEHRLSELDRVVQNPDSFKLVFKMRSSTFEWLAGLLEPLLDCRDPIGSPLNLSAELRLDCARFKLAQLDSISNNAVSVQIVVDSSSRILSIAAGFRGENGGSRILKSTTLYKDISRGRLLNNLGENQYLIGGKKYPLLPWLMVPFSDANSGSIEEKFNEKNELIRVCAHRTISSLKNWGVLKKPIEEDMKSGVAFIAACSILHNGLLMREDDSALMDLGDFDEEDDDGGDGEIEGKLIESKGSEIRYELARRLIEFQ
- the LOC136227905 gene encoding protein ALP1-like isoform X1, with the translated sequence MEPKKLAALISSLISDLLLLLLLLFPSSTSLSVSPISPNSNSYGNIFPLLRHFLSTQELAAASLSLLTFSRKRKRSHYPQLDSDPTHEDRHKQHEHRLSELDRVVQNPDSFKLVFKMRSSTFEWLAGLLEPLLDCRDPIGSPLNLSAELRLGIGLFKLVSGLNYSEIAKRFRVNESVTRFCSKQLCRVLCTNFRFWVAFPSPGELEFVSKEFEKLTGLPNCCGVIDCARFKLAQLDSISNNAVSVQIVVDSSSRILSIAAGFRGENGGSRILKSTTLYKDISRGRLLNNLGENQYLIGGKKYPLLPWLMVPFSDANSGSIEEKFNEKNELIRVCAHRTISSLKNWGVLKKPIEEDMKSGVAFIAACSILHNGLLMREDDSALMDLGDFDEEDDDGGDGEIEGKLIESKGSEIRYELARRLIEFQ